One stretch of Pelmatolapia mariae isolate MD_Pm_ZW linkage group LG3_W, Pm_UMD_F_2, whole genome shotgun sequence DNA includes these proteins:
- the LOC134620962 gene encoding probable Bax inhibitor 1, giving the protein MDTLFQFSHISHSTQAHLKNVYASLAICMCLAAVGSYVYIYLVARLVSVSEVSSLAVLGLLICLAMATLTSLGLFIWFAVTPHNPETERKRLAFLEGFALLTGFSLGPILDSVIAVDPNIIATAFVGTSVIFVCFTLSALYDTHRGYLFLRGTLMSGCSILLLAYLTNVFFGSTLVFQANTYLGLLVMCGFVLFDTQLVIEKAENGDKDYIWHCVTLFDDFITIFRRLMIILYTKEKDKKAVSERILCKMIPIDV; this is encoded by the coding sequence ATGGATACACTCTTCCAGTTCTCGCACATATCTCATTCCACCCAAGCGCACTTGAAGAACGTGTACGCAAGCTTGGCAATTTGCATGTGTCTGGCCGCTGTCGGCTCCTACGTCTACATCTATCTGGTCGCACGCCTGGTTTCGGTGAGTGAGGTGTCCTCCCTCGCAGTCCTGGGGTTGTTGATCTGTCTTGCGATGGCTACCCTCACCTCACTGGGGTTGTTTATCTGGTTTGCCGTGACCCCCCATAACCCTGAGACAGAAAGGAAGAGACTTGCTTTCCTTGAAGGATTTGCATTGCTCACAGGTTTTAGCCTTGGACCCATTCTGGACAGTGTCATCGCCGTCGATCCGAATATCATCGCGACCGCCTTTGTGGGAACCTCTGTGATTTTCGTCTGCTTCACTCTCAGCGCCTTGTACGACACACACAGGGGCTATCTGTTCCTCCGAGGCACACTCATGTCCGGCTGTTCTATTCTGTTACTGGCCTATCTGACGAACGTGTTCTTCGGATCTACGCTTGTGTTTCAGGCGAACACATACCTGGGACTGCTCGTCATGTGCGGCTTTGTCCTGTTTGACACTCAGCTCGTTATCGAGAAAGCAGAGAACGGGGACAAGGACTACATCTGGCATTGTGTGACCTTGTTTGATGATTTCATTACCATTTTTAGGAGACTGATGATCATCCTTTACACGAAGGAGAAGGACAAGAAGGCGGTCTCTGAACGTATTCTGTGCAAGATGATACCGATCGATGTGTGA